The Qingrenia yutianensis genome includes a region encoding these proteins:
- a CDS encoding ParB/RepB/Spo0J family partition protein: MAGRKSDFTLTKLDDLFSTQEQRDEEKLSKIRDIPLTEIDDFPDHPFKVRDDEDMAQLIESIKERGVITPATVRQKEDGRYELISGHRRKRACELAGFDTLRCEVVELNRDEATILMVESNYQRSQILPSEKAYAYKMRLEAMKRQAGRPSKDNLVPVGQNFSREELATQSGESQTQIQRYIRLTNLVPELLDYVDEGRIKMRPAVELSFLDEDSQRDVVDEIDLNDATPSHDQTIRMRKFFEEGKLTTEAIQAIMSEEKPNQREKIVLRGDRVRQLIPKNIPISQTEDFVCKALEHYNKFLRSRADRDSR; the protein is encoded by the coding sequence ATGGCAGGAAGAAAGAGCGACTTCACTCTCACGAAGCTCGATGACTTATTTTCAACGCAGGAACAGAGAGATGAAGAAAAGCTTTCCAAAATCCGAGATATTCCCTTGACTGAGATTGACGATTTCCCCGACCACCCTTTTAAGGTGCGTGATGACGAGGATATGGCACAGCTCATTGAGAGTATTAAGGAACGAGGGGTTATTACTCCGGCGACGGTAAGGCAGAAAGAGGACGGCAGATACGAACTCATTTCAGGACACAGACGAAAGCGAGCCTGTGAGCTTGCCGGGTTTGATACGCTCCGATGTGAAGTTGTTGAGCTGAACCGAGACGAAGCCACAATTTTAATGGTTGAGAGTAACTATCAAAGGTCGCAGATACTTCCCTCTGAAAAAGCCTATGCCTACAAAATGCGTTTGGAAGCGATGAAAAGGCAAGCGGGCAGACCGAGCAAAGATAATTTAGTCCCAGTGGGACAAAATTTTTCAAGGGAAGAACTTGCAACTCAAAGTGGCGAAAGCCAAACGCAAATTCAGCGTTATATTCGCCTTACAAACCTTGTTCCCGAACTTTTGGATTATGTTGACGAGGGGCGAATTAAAATGCGACCGGCGGTTGAATTGTCTTTTCTCGATGAGGACAGTCAGCGTGATGTGGTTGATGAAATCGACCTGAACGACGCAACCCCGTCCCACGACCAAACAATCCGTATGCGAAAGTTCTTTGAGGAGGGCAAGCTCACAACCGAAGCAATCCAAGCGATTATGTCGGAGGAAAAACCAAACCAAAGGGAGAAAATTGTTTTGAGGGGCGACAGGGTTCGACAGCTTATCCCGAAGAACATTCCCATAAGCCAAACGGAGGATTTTGTGTGCAAGGCATTGGAGCATTACAACAAGTTTCTGCGAAGCAGAGCCGACCGTGACAGCCGATAG